A window of the Oncorhynchus masou masou isolate Uvic2021 chromosome 13, UVic_Omas_1.1, whole genome shotgun sequence genome harbors these coding sequences:
- the LOC135552546 gene encoding inositol-trisphosphate 3-kinase C-like — MGQTCCGLSYSTAALGKAKWKPTETPKRLPIRRFTREERRCDRFYKNRMKTKQLPSPGTGQPEVGLVIGSGNSETLRGNGRGKLLRGQTESEVVDHTTLVAEYPSGIHYENIQAVDCDAVSKGAADSSFDATGLETRSRGFNRTRCAVTQRSRPETTGEDHVWNAPAKVMENKPFGFDKQGGVASEVRGVSGAVQPDGSVHWRTSGNENLRRTLTSLSLRLDEPLTNGVSEPIGYDLPHTEVEMTKSNILTASREPEAVRKNDQNGCSVESGNQEDPSINSPIQPHGQVQSPLGSQSFPGTIPKLIITRDLSPSRTQETLDARTMGLGVGGSSLGPHADDESPCSDSGCGGSPALMRFHRKLSNSSSAGCLSSASSFEESEDDFNGSDIETSLSPVICNTLGSPDESTGTKQWQKLKTMVHWSPFVVSFKKRYPWVQLAGHAGNFQAGEYGRLLKRYCECEQLCLSKLMGDTLRPYVPGYYGVVQRNEQDYNLMDDLLADFDSPSIMDCKMGSRTYLEEELLKAREHPRLRRDMYEKMVAVDPGAPTDQERAQQGILKPRYMQWRETLSSTATLGFRIEGIKRADGTCNTNFKTTKHREQVMHALGDFVDGNIQILKLYLQRLKEMRSVLEKSQFFRTHEVVGSSLLFVHDASGQACVWMIDFGKTVPLPALLTLDHRTPWMEGNHEDGYLWGLDNLIDILSTMLPPSP; from the exons ATGGGTCAAACGTGCTGTGGTCTCTCGTACTCCACCGCCGCTCTAGGCAAAGCGAAATGGAAACCAACAGAAACACCCAAACGACTCCCTATCCGCAGATTTACCCGTGAGGAGCGAAGGTGTGACCGGTTTTACAAGAATCGGATGAAAACGAAGCAGTTGCCTTCGCCAGGCACAGGTCAACCAGAGGTAGGGCTGGTAATCGGATCTGGAAATTCGGAAACCCTTCGTGGTAACGGGCGAGGGAAGTTGTTGAGAGGCCAAACTGAGTCGGAGGTAGTGGACCACACCACCCTGGTCGCCGAATACCCATCTGGAATTCATTATGAAAATATTCAGGCTGTCGACTGTGACGCTGTGAGCAAGGGAGCGGCCGACTCGTCCTTCGATGCGACGGGCTTGGAAACACGGTCCAGAGGATTCAACAGAACTCGCTGCGCAGTTACGCAGCGCAGCCGCCCAGAAACAACGGGAGAAGACCATGTCTGGAATGCCCCGGCGAAGGTCATGGAAAACAAACCATTCGGATTTGATAAACAGGGTGGGGTTGCCTCGGAGGTCAGGGGGGTATCGGGGGCTGTACAACCGGATGGTTCAGTCCATTGGCGCACATCTGGCAATGAGAATTTAAGACGGACCCTGACATCACTGAGCTTGCGTTTGGACGAACCTCTGACAAACGGCGTGTCAGAACCGATAGGGTATGATTTACCCCACACAGAGGTAGAAATGACCAAATCTAACATTCTCACTGCTTCCCGTGAGCCCGAAGCTGTCAGGAAAAATGATCAAAACGGTTGTTCAGTTGAGTCGGGGAACCAGGAGGACCCCTCGATCAACTCTCCAATACAGCCACACGGACAGGTCCAAAGTCCACTAGGCAGCCAAAGTTTCCCCGGTACTATCCCAAAGCTTATTATAACCAGAGATCTAAGCCCCAGTCGGACCCAGGAAACACTAGATGCAAGGACCATGGGACTCGGAGTCGGTGGATCATCGCTGGGCCCACACGCCGATGATGAGTCCCCATGCTCGGACAGTGGCTGCGGTGGCTCCCCGGCGCTAATGCGCTTTCACAGAAAGCTCTCCAACTCTTCCTCCGCCGGCTGCTTGTCCTCCGCCTCGTCCTTTGAGGAGTCGGAGGATGACTTCAACGGCAGCGACATCGAGACCAGCCTGTCCCCAGTCATATGCAACACGCTGGGCAGTCCAGACGAAAGCACGGGG ACCAAGCAGTGGCAGAAGCTGAAAACTATGGTGCACTGGTCTCCCTTCGTTGTGTCCTTTAAGAAGCGCTATCCCTGGGTGCAGCTCGCCGGGCACGCAG GTAACTTCCAGGCGGGGGAGTATGGGCGTTTGTTGAAGCGCTACTGTGAGTGTGAGCAGCTGTGCCTGTCGAAGCTGATGGGGGACACTCTGCGGCCGTATGTCCCTGGCTACTACGGCGTGGTGCAGAGGAACGAACAGGACTACAACCTAATGGACGACCTCCTGGCTGACTTTGACTCTCCCTCCATCATGGACTGCAAGATGGGCAGCag GACTTACCTGGAGGAGGAGCTACTGAAGGCCAGGGAGCATCCGCGGCTCCGCAGGGACATGTATGAGAAGATGGTGGCCGTGGACCCCGGGGCCCCTACGGATCAGGAGAGAGCCCAACAAGGCATCCTAAAGCCCAGATACATGCAGTGGAGAGAAACCCTCAGCTCCACTGCCACCCTGGGCTTCCGCATCGAGGGCATCAAG AGAGCAGACGGGACGTGTAACACCAACTTTAAGACGACCAAACACAGAGAACAGGTCATGCATGCCCTGGGAGACTTTGTGGATGGGAACATTCAGATCCTG AAACTCTACCTGCAACGTCTGAAAGAGATGCGATCCGTGCTGGAGAAATCCCAGTTCTTCAGAACACATGAg GTGGTGGGCAGCTCCCTGCTGTTTGTGCATGATGCATCGGGGCAGGCCTGTGTGTGGATGATAGACTTTGGGAAGACGGTGCCCCTGCCTGCCCTCCTCACCCTGGACCACCGGACCCCCTGGATGGAGGGCAACCACGAGGATGGCTACCTGTGGGGTCTGGACAATCTCATAGACATTCTCAGTACCATGCTCCCCCCCAGCccttga
- the actmap gene encoding actin maturation protease, with product MEHPPPPPPPGPPPPTAASGPSKKKLYQAIAAGKTPVEGDHAEARLLLSQREGSFRKDLQWMLFNKYVPSLIQDGPQCGLVALWMAGHLLQPPLSVSMEAVVQTAMDRGYTAQGEMFSARDMAMLAEEVCGCRAELLSGGMSGDNATAVLKHLADGQPVLIPYDEDFNHEPCQRTGHRAHWAVASGVLLGLDQDSVSREHTQPDPTLPWLLLPQDSPSCPCPTVGAREAYILAKQGKSLRYQLWGLDKVAQSNAQLREIDPHRAGDSTQYVVPKGGVEVGLAGQVVLVHTGRQTK from the exons ATGGAacatccacctcctccaccaccaccaggaCCACCCCCACCGACAGCTGCCTCGGGGCCAAGCAAGAAGAAGCTGTACCAGGCCATAGCGGCAGGAAAGACCCCTGTCGAGGGGGATCATGCAGAGGCCCGGTTGCTGCTCAGTCAGAGGGAGGGCAG TTTCAGGAAGGACCTGCAGTGGATGCTGTTTAACAAGTATGTGCCTTCCCTCATCCAAGACGGCCCACA ATGTGGTCTGGTGGCTCTATGGATGGCTGGTCACCTACTACAGCCCCCTCTGAGTGTATCCATGGAGGCCGTGGTCCAGACAGCGATGGACAGGGGCTACACAGCACAGGGGGAGATGTTCTCCG CTCGTGACATGGCCATGCTTGCAGAGGAGGTGTGTGGGTGCAGGGCTGAGCTCCTGTCAGGAGGGATGAGTGGAGACAACGCTACAGCCGTCCTGAAACACCTGGCTGACGGACAACCCGTCCTCATCCC ATATGACGAGGATTTCAACCATGAGCCATGCCAACGCACCGGACACAGGGCACACTGGGCAGTGGCCTCAG gTGTCTTGTTGGGTCTGGACCAGGACAGCGTGAGCAGAGAGCACACCCAACCGGACCCCACCCTGCCCTGGCTACTCCTGCCCCAGGACAGCCCCTCATGCCCCTGTCCCACTGTGGGGGCAAGAGAAGCATACATCCTGGCCAAGCAGGGCAAGAGCCTGCGCTATCAGCTGTGGGGCCTGGACAAGGTGGCCCAAAGCAATGCTCAGCTGAGGGAGATAGATCCCCATAGGGCTGGGGACAGTACCCAGTACGTGGTACCCAAGGGAGGAGTGGAAGTTGGGCTGGCAGGCCAGGTCGTGTTGGTCCACACTGGGAGACAGACCAAGTGA
- the snrpa gene encoding U1 small nuclear ribonucleoprotein A: protein MAAPDMRLNHTIYINNLNEKIKKDELKKSLYAIFSQFGQILDILVARSLKMRGQAFVIFKEVNSASNALRSMQGFPFYDKPMRIGYAKGDSDIIAKMKGTYVERDRKKEKRAKVKGPEAAGAKKGVPGTPVVPMGPGVPTPMPGMPPMSGAPRMMPMPGQPPYMPPPGMMPPPGMGPGGMLPGAMPPGGMMPGQMPHAQVAENPPNHILFLTNLPEETNELMLSMLFNQFPGFKEVRLVPGRHDIAFVEFDNDVQAGAAREALQGFKITQTNAMKISFAKK from the exons ATGGCTGCTCCGGATATGCGCCTCAACCACACCATATACATCAACAACCTGAACGAGAAGATTAAAAAAGATG AACTGAAGAAGTCGTTGTACGCAATCTTCTCTCAGTTTGGTCAAATCCTGGACATTTTGGTTGCCCGCTCCCTGAAGATGAGGGGTCAGGCTTTTGTCATCTTCAAGGAGGTCAACAGTGCCTCCAATGCCCTGCGTTCCATGCAGGGGTTCCCATTCTATGACAAACCTATG CGTATTGGGTACGCCAAGGGGGACTCTGACATCATCGCTAAAATGAAGGGCACCTATGTGGAGCGTGACCGTAAGAAGGAGAAGAGGGCCAAGGTCAAGGGCCCAGAGGCTGCAGGGGCCAAAAAGGGTGTGCCAGGGACCCCTGTAGTACCCATGGGCCCTGGAGTTCCAACACCAATGCCC GGAATGCCACCCATGAGCGGAGCTCCTCGTATGATGCCAATGCCAGGGCAGCCCCCCTACATGCCCCCGCCAGGCATGATGCCACCTCCAGGGATGGGCCCTGGGGGGATGCTCCCTGGTGCCATGCCTCCGGGTGGGATGATGCCCGGGCAAATGCCCCACGCCCAG GTTGCAGAAAACCCTCCCAACCACATCCTTTTCCTCACCAACCTCCCAGAGGAGACCAACGAGCTCATGCTGTCTATGCTCTTCAACCA GTTCCCTGGGTTCAAAGAGGTGCGTCTGGTGCCTGGTCGCCACGACATCGCCTTTGTGGAGTTTGATAATGACGTGCAGGCTGGAGCGGCCAGGGAGGCACTACAGGGCTTCAAGATCACCCAGACCAACGCCATGAAGATCTCTTTCGCCAAGAAATAA